A window of Oncorhynchus nerka isolate Pitt River linkage group LG4, Oner_Uvic_2.0, whole genome shotgun sequence contains these coding sequences:
- the arhgap4b gene encoding rho GTPase-activating protein 4 isoform X1, which translates to MMTSHGKLRMQRGSLYEYDSQIKDLRAQLCDQMKVLDGQVEVKGQQLSDLSEFFRRRGDIEAEYARALDKLTERFTLKTKRKEQSGQSVSQCWSVLLTQTRAESREHAALSDSCSHTLTQRLTHCSEDTHRLAKRSKEVGVQMQDELLKVTTELQTALRTYHQYHTESLTAEGKLKEATRLEERQTGKSAELGITQSGGQRRSSVKKMEKMMEKRHGRVQETQLKCTKARNDYLLNLAAANATMNKYYLQDLSTLIDCTDLGFHLSLERVMRSYLASRGRVLKAEEAGLKQLEQEVTSLDQGGDRDALLQNHDTAFCLPFRFSYHPHEGDQVGEVSAESQVRYELETRFQQLQSRLSTETLETEEVSKTLKATLSALLDNMCDSDSNPPPDLPISLSHDPMGNASASKLALAKRRANQQETETFYFTKVKEYLIGSSLISKLQAKHDLLQEAIQKAKAVDSDPSRMQCARSVRVRRSRPCSMYSHTLFTSDMLGFIQSSGQQIPVVVESCIRFINLHGLHHEGIFRVPGSQREVNHIRDAFERGEDPLADSDCDIDSVAGVLKLYFRGLDPPLFPDEYYTELLDCVQNEGLAEKAAQIKSVVSSFPRPLLIVIRYLFAFLNHVSQYSDENMMQPYNLAVCFGPSLLRGSDSGDVVARQPQVNDLVKTMILQYDVIFPCQSELPGPVYEKHMTLEQEYCEPITEEGDGETEQFHIEDEWEAVAMFDYTARSATELSFKQGDPLLLHSKASSDWWRGEAGGVRGLIPHKYISVLEGAERGRRDEVSGGSTGNLASEELQTENTTRLRVNSDSASLPGRQRAAEGRGSPVRKNPLSPVTRQNTGNQERRHTLDSVRQRAGAIERQTDGGSIERPDISKQMNSVFKELLSRQPSLHPAATQAPPSSSSSPSTLPSSSSSSSSLSSSLPGGRKVGFSLRGRALFRPADQ; encoded by the exons ATGATGACATCACATGGAAAGCtgaggatgcagagagggagTCTATATGAGTATGACTCCCAGATCAAAG acctgCGGGCCCAGCTGTGTGACCAAATGAAGGTTCTGGACGGTCAGGTGGAGGTCAAAGGTCAACAGCTGTCTGACCTGTCCGAGTTCTTCCGTCGTCGTGGTGACATTGAGGCGGAGTATGCCCGTGCCCTCGACAAACTTACAGAGAGGTTCACCCTAAAGaccaagag gaAGGAGCAGAGTGGTcaatcagtgtctcagtgttggtCAGTTTTGTTGACTCAGACAcgtgcagagagcagagaacatgCAGCGCTGAGTGACTcctgctcacacacactcacacagcgaCTCACACACTGCTCAGAGGACACACACCGCCTGGCAAAACGG AGTAAGGAGGTGGGAGTTCAGATGCAAGATGAGCTACTGAAGGTCACCACTGAACTGCAGACG gctctgAGGACATACCACCAGTACCATACAGAGAGTCTGACAGCGGAGGGGAAACTAAAGGAAGCCACACgattggaggagagacagacagggaagtcAGCTGAACTGGGGATAACCCAATCAGGAGGCCAGCGGCGGAGCTCTGTGAAGAAGATGGAGAAAATGATGGAAAAG AGACATGGCAGAGTGCAGGAGACCCAGCTGAAGTGCACTAAGGCTCGTAATGACTATCTGCTGAATCTGGCAGCTGCCAACGCAACTATGAACAAGTACTATCTACAGGATCTCAGCACACTCATAGAC TGTACTGACCTGGGGTTCCATCTCTCCTTGGAGCGAGTGATGAGGTCCTACCTAGCCAGCAGGGGGCGTGTCCTGAAGGCTGAGGAGGCCGGGCTGAAGCAGCTGGAGCAGGAAGTGACATCACTGGATCAGGGCGGAGACAGAGACGCTCTCCTACAGAACCACGACACAGCATTCTGTCTGCCCTTCCGCTTCAGTTACCATCCTCATGAGGgagaccag GTGGGCGAGGTGAGTGCGGAGAGCCAGGTGAGGTATGAGTTAGAGACCAGGTTCCAACAGCTCCAGTCCCGCCTTTCCACCGAAACCTTGGAAACAGAGGAG GTCAGTAAGACACTGAAAGCCACCCTCTCCGCGCTTTTGGACAATATGTGTGACagtgacagtaaccccccccctGACCTGCCCATCAGCCTATCACACGACCCCATGGGAAACGCCTCTGCCTCCAAGCTAGCCCTTGCCAAGCGGAGAGCCAATCAGCAGGAAACAGAGACATTCTACTTTACG AAAGTTAAGGAGTATCTGATTGGAAGCTCCCTGATCTCCAAACTACAGGCTAAACATGACCTGCTGCAGGAGGCCATACAGAAAG CTAAGGCCGTTGATAGCGACCCCTCCAG AATGCAGTGTGCTAGGTCAGTGCGTGTGCGGAGGTccagaccctgttccatgtaCAGCCACACTCTCTTCACCTCTGATATGCTGGGTttcatacag agttcAGGGCAGCAGATTCCTGTGGTGGTTGAAAGCTGCATTCGCTTTATAAATCTTCACGGTCTGCACCATGAGGGGATATTCCGTGTTCCAGGGTCCCAGAGAGAGGTCAACCACATCAGGGACGCTTTTGAGCGAG gagaGGACCCTCTAGCAGACAGTGACTGTGACATTGATTCGGTGGCTGGTGTGTTGAAGCTGTACTTCAGAGGACTGGACCCGCCGTTGTTCCCTGATGAATACTACACAGAACTATTGGACTGTGTCC aaaacGAGGGATTGGCAGAGAAAGCAGCTCAGATAAAGTCAGTTGTCTCCTCCTTCCCTCGACCTCTCCTTATCGTCATACGTTACCTCTTCGCTTTTCTCAACCA tgtgtcccAGTACAGCGATGAGAACATGATGCAGCCCTAtaacctggctgtgtgtttcgggccGAGCCTCCTGAGAGGGTCGGATTCTGGTGATGTTGTCGCTAGGCAACCACAGGTCAATGACCTCGTCAAGACCATGATCCTCCAGTATGATGTCATCTTCCCGTGCCAATCAGAGCTGCCCGGGCCCGTGTACGAGAAGCACATGACTCTAGAGCAGGAGTACtg TGAACCAATcacagaggagggagatggggagactgAACAATTCCACATTGAGGatg AGTGGGAGGCGGTGGCCATGTTTGATTACACCGCGCGGTCTGCTACTGAACTGTCCTTTAAGCAGGGGGATCCACTCCTTCTGCACAGCAAGGCCTCTTCTGATTGGTGGAGAGGGGAAGCGGGAGGAGTTAGGGGTCTCATACCGCATAAATACATCAGTGTGTTGGAAGG AGCGGAgcgagggaggagggatgaggtCAGTGGAGGAAGCACTGGAAACCTGGCTTCAGAAGAGCTTCAGACTGAGAACACGacccg gcTGCGGGTGAACAGTGACAGTGCTTCGTTGCCTGGACGGCAGAGGGCAGCAGAGGGCAGAGGCAGTCCCGTCCGAAAGAACCCCCTCTCCCCTGTGACACGTCAAAACACAGG gaatcAGGAGCGTAGGCACACCTTGGACAGTGTGAGGCAGAGGGCAGGagccatagagagacagacagatggaggatCTATTGAAAGACCG gaCATCAGTAAACAGATGAACTCTGTATTCAAGGAGCTTCTCTCTCGCCAGCCGTCCCTACATCCTGCTGCAACCCAGgcacctccctcctcttcttcctccccctccaccctcccttcctcctcctcttcctcttcatccctctcctcctctctccctggagGCAGGAAGGTGGGGTTCAGCCTCAGGGGGCGGGCTCTCTTCAGACCAGCGGACCAATAG
- the arhgap4b gene encoding rho GTPase-activating protein 4 isoform X2 yields the protein MMTSHGKLRMQRGSLYEYDSQIKDLRAQLCDQMKVLDGQVEVKGQQLSDLSEFFRRRGDIEAEYARALDKLTERFTLKTKRKEQSGQSVSQCWSVLLTQTRAESREHAALSDSCSHTLTQRLTHCSEDTHRLAKRSKEVGVQMQDELLKVTTELQTALRTYHQYHTESLTAEGKLKEATRLEERQTGKSAELGITQSGGQRRSSVKKMEKMMEKRHGRVQETQLKCTKARNDYLLNLAAANATMNKYYLQDLSTLIDCTDLGFHLSLERVMRSYLASRGRVLKAEEAGLKQLEQEVTSLDQGGDRDALLQNHDTAFCLPFRFSYHPHEGDQVGEVSAESQVRYELETRFQQLQSRLSTETLETEEVSKTLKATLSALLDNMCDSDSNPPPDLPISLSHDPMGNASASKLALAKRRANQQETETFYFTKVKEYLIGSSLISKLQAKHDLLQEAIQKAKAVDSDPSRRRRRMSRTQSSGQQIPVVVESCIRFINLHGLHHEGIFRVPGSQREVNHIRDAFERGEDPLADSDCDIDSVAGVLKLYFRGLDPPLFPDEYYTELLDCVQNEGLAEKAAQIKSVVSSFPRPLLIVIRYLFAFLNHVSQYSDENMMQPYNLAVCFGPSLLRGSDSGDVVARQPQVNDLVKTMILQYDVIFPCQSELPGPVYEKHMTLEQEYCEPITEEGDGETEQFHIEDEWEAVAMFDYTARSATELSFKQGDPLLLHSKASSDWWRGEAGGVRGLIPHKYISVLEGAERGRRDEVSGGSTGNLASEELQTENTTRLRVNSDSASLPGRQRAAEGRGSPVRKNPLSPVTRQNTGNQERRHTLDSVRQRAGAIERQTDGGSIERPDISKQMNSVFKELLSRQPSLHPAATQAPPSSSSSPSTLPSSSSSSSSLSSSLPGGRKVGFSLRGRALFRPADQ from the exons ATGATGACATCACATGGAAAGCtgaggatgcagagagggagTCTATATGAGTATGACTCCCAGATCAAAG acctgCGGGCCCAGCTGTGTGACCAAATGAAGGTTCTGGACGGTCAGGTGGAGGTCAAAGGTCAACAGCTGTCTGACCTGTCCGAGTTCTTCCGTCGTCGTGGTGACATTGAGGCGGAGTATGCCCGTGCCCTCGACAAACTTACAGAGAGGTTCACCCTAAAGaccaagag gaAGGAGCAGAGTGGTcaatcagtgtctcagtgttggtCAGTTTTGTTGACTCAGACAcgtgcagagagcagagaacatgCAGCGCTGAGTGACTcctgctcacacacactcacacagcgaCTCACACACTGCTCAGAGGACACACACCGCCTGGCAAAACGG AGTAAGGAGGTGGGAGTTCAGATGCAAGATGAGCTACTGAAGGTCACCACTGAACTGCAGACG gctctgAGGACATACCACCAGTACCATACAGAGAGTCTGACAGCGGAGGGGAAACTAAAGGAAGCCACACgattggaggagagacagacagggaagtcAGCTGAACTGGGGATAACCCAATCAGGAGGCCAGCGGCGGAGCTCTGTGAAGAAGATGGAGAAAATGATGGAAAAG AGACATGGCAGAGTGCAGGAGACCCAGCTGAAGTGCACTAAGGCTCGTAATGACTATCTGCTGAATCTGGCAGCTGCCAACGCAACTATGAACAAGTACTATCTACAGGATCTCAGCACACTCATAGAC TGTACTGACCTGGGGTTCCATCTCTCCTTGGAGCGAGTGATGAGGTCCTACCTAGCCAGCAGGGGGCGTGTCCTGAAGGCTGAGGAGGCCGGGCTGAAGCAGCTGGAGCAGGAAGTGACATCACTGGATCAGGGCGGAGACAGAGACGCTCTCCTACAGAACCACGACACAGCATTCTGTCTGCCCTTCCGCTTCAGTTACCATCCTCATGAGGgagaccag GTGGGCGAGGTGAGTGCGGAGAGCCAGGTGAGGTATGAGTTAGAGACCAGGTTCCAACAGCTCCAGTCCCGCCTTTCCACCGAAACCTTGGAAACAGAGGAG GTCAGTAAGACACTGAAAGCCACCCTCTCCGCGCTTTTGGACAATATGTGTGACagtgacagtaaccccccccctGACCTGCCCATCAGCCTATCACACGACCCCATGGGAAACGCCTCTGCCTCCAAGCTAGCCCTTGCCAAGCGGAGAGCCAATCAGCAGGAAACAGAGACATTCTACTTTACG AAAGTTAAGGAGTATCTGATTGGAAGCTCCCTGATCTCCAAACTACAGGCTAAACATGACCTGCTGCAGGAGGCCATACAGAAAG CTAAGGCCGTTGATAGCGACCCCTCCAG aagaaggaggagaatgtCTAGGACACAG agttcAGGGCAGCAGATTCCTGTGGTGGTTGAAAGCTGCATTCGCTTTATAAATCTTCACGGTCTGCACCATGAGGGGATATTCCGTGTTCCAGGGTCCCAGAGAGAGGTCAACCACATCAGGGACGCTTTTGAGCGAG gagaGGACCCTCTAGCAGACAGTGACTGTGACATTGATTCGGTGGCTGGTGTGTTGAAGCTGTACTTCAGAGGACTGGACCCGCCGTTGTTCCCTGATGAATACTACACAGAACTATTGGACTGTGTCC aaaacGAGGGATTGGCAGAGAAAGCAGCTCAGATAAAGTCAGTTGTCTCCTCCTTCCCTCGACCTCTCCTTATCGTCATACGTTACCTCTTCGCTTTTCTCAACCA tgtgtcccAGTACAGCGATGAGAACATGATGCAGCCCTAtaacctggctgtgtgtttcgggccGAGCCTCCTGAGAGGGTCGGATTCTGGTGATGTTGTCGCTAGGCAACCACAGGTCAATGACCTCGTCAAGACCATGATCCTCCAGTATGATGTCATCTTCCCGTGCCAATCAGAGCTGCCCGGGCCCGTGTACGAGAAGCACATGACTCTAGAGCAGGAGTACtg TGAACCAATcacagaggagggagatggggagactgAACAATTCCACATTGAGGatg AGTGGGAGGCGGTGGCCATGTTTGATTACACCGCGCGGTCTGCTACTGAACTGTCCTTTAAGCAGGGGGATCCACTCCTTCTGCACAGCAAGGCCTCTTCTGATTGGTGGAGAGGGGAAGCGGGAGGAGTTAGGGGTCTCATACCGCATAAATACATCAGTGTGTTGGAAGG AGCGGAgcgagggaggagggatgaggtCAGTGGAGGAAGCACTGGAAACCTGGCTTCAGAAGAGCTTCAGACTGAGAACACGacccg gcTGCGGGTGAACAGTGACAGTGCTTCGTTGCCTGGACGGCAGAGGGCAGCAGAGGGCAGAGGCAGTCCCGTCCGAAAGAACCCCCTCTCCCCTGTGACACGTCAAAACACAGG gaatcAGGAGCGTAGGCACACCTTGGACAGTGTGAGGCAGAGGGCAGGagccatagagagacagacagatggaggatCTATTGAAAGACCG gaCATCAGTAAACAGATGAACTCTGTATTCAAGGAGCTTCTCTCTCGCCAGCCGTCCCTACATCCTGCTGCAACCCAGgcacctccctcctcttcttcctccccctccaccctcccttcctcctcctcttcctcttcatccctctcctcctctctccctggagGCAGGAAGGTGGGGTTCAGCCTCAGGGGGCGGGCTCTCTTCAGACCAGCGGACCAATAG
- the arhgap4b gene encoding SLIT-ROBO Rho GTPase-activating protein 3 isoform X3: MMTSHGKLRMQRGSLYEYDSQIKDLRAQLCDQMKVLDGQVEVKGQQLSDLSEFFRRRGDIEAEYARALDKLTERFTLKTKRKEQSGQSVSQCWSVLLTQTRAESREHAALSDSCSHTLTQRLTHCSEDTHRLAKRSKEVGVQMQDELLKVTTELQTALRTYHQYHTESLTAEGKLKEATRLEERQTGKSAELGITQSGGQRRSSVKKMEKMMEKRHGRVQETQLKCTKARNDYLLNLAAANATMNKYYLQDLSTLIDCTDLGFHLSLERVMRSYLASRGRVLKAEEAGLKQLEQEVTSLDQGGDRDALLQNHDTAFCLPFRFSYHPHEGDQVGEVSAESQVRYELETRFQQLQSRLSTETLETEEVSKTLKATLSALLDNMCDSDSNPPPDLPISLSHDPMGNASASKLALAKRRANQQETETFYFTKVKEYLIGSSLISKLQAKHDLLQEAIQKAKAVDSDPSRMQCARSVRVRRSRPCSMYSHTLFTSDMLGFIQSSGQQIPVVVESCIRFINLHGLHHEGIFRVPGSQREVNHIRDAFERGEDPLADSDCDIDSVAGVLKLYFRGLDPPLFPDEYYTELLDCVQNEGLAEKAAQIKSVVSSFPRPLLIVIRYLFAFLNHVSQYSDENMMQPYNLAVCFGPSLLRGSDSGDVVARQPQVNDLVKTMILQYDVIFPCQSELPGPVYEKHMTLEQEYCEPITEEGDGETEQFHIEDEWEAVAMFDYTARSATELSFKQGDPLLLHSKASSDWWRGEAGGVRGLIPHKYISVLEGAERGRRDEVSGGSTGNLASEELQTENTTRLRVNSDSASLPGRQRAAEGRGSPVRKNPLSPVTRQNTGNQERRHTLDSVRQRAGAIERQTDGGSIERP, from the exons ATGATGACATCACATGGAAAGCtgaggatgcagagagggagTCTATATGAGTATGACTCCCAGATCAAAG acctgCGGGCCCAGCTGTGTGACCAAATGAAGGTTCTGGACGGTCAGGTGGAGGTCAAAGGTCAACAGCTGTCTGACCTGTCCGAGTTCTTCCGTCGTCGTGGTGACATTGAGGCGGAGTATGCCCGTGCCCTCGACAAACTTACAGAGAGGTTCACCCTAAAGaccaagag gaAGGAGCAGAGTGGTcaatcagtgtctcagtgttggtCAGTTTTGTTGACTCAGACAcgtgcagagagcagagaacatgCAGCGCTGAGTGACTcctgctcacacacactcacacagcgaCTCACACACTGCTCAGAGGACACACACCGCCTGGCAAAACGG AGTAAGGAGGTGGGAGTTCAGATGCAAGATGAGCTACTGAAGGTCACCACTGAACTGCAGACG gctctgAGGACATACCACCAGTACCATACAGAGAGTCTGACAGCGGAGGGGAAACTAAAGGAAGCCACACgattggaggagagacagacagggaagtcAGCTGAACTGGGGATAACCCAATCAGGAGGCCAGCGGCGGAGCTCTGTGAAGAAGATGGAGAAAATGATGGAAAAG AGACATGGCAGAGTGCAGGAGACCCAGCTGAAGTGCACTAAGGCTCGTAATGACTATCTGCTGAATCTGGCAGCTGCCAACGCAACTATGAACAAGTACTATCTACAGGATCTCAGCACACTCATAGAC TGTACTGACCTGGGGTTCCATCTCTCCTTGGAGCGAGTGATGAGGTCCTACCTAGCCAGCAGGGGGCGTGTCCTGAAGGCTGAGGAGGCCGGGCTGAAGCAGCTGGAGCAGGAAGTGACATCACTGGATCAGGGCGGAGACAGAGACGCTCTCCTACAGAACCACGACACAGCATTCTGTCTGCCCTTCCGCTTCAGTTACCATCCTCATGAGGgagaccag GTGGGCGAGGTGAGTGCGGAGAGCCAGGTGAGGTATGAGTTAGAGACCAGGTTCCAACAGCTCCAGTCCCGCCTTTCCACCGAAACCTTGGAAACAGAGGAG GTCAGTAAGACACTGAAAGCCACCCTCTCCGCGCTTTTGGACAATATGTGTGACagtgacagtaaccccccccctGACCTGCCCATCAGCCTATCACACGACCCCATGGGAAACGCCTCTGCCTCCAAGCTAGCCCTTGCCAAGCGGAGAGCCAATCAGCAGGAAACAGAGACATTCTACTTTACG AAAGTTAAGGAGTATCTGATTGGAAGCTCCCTGATCTCCAAACTACAGGCTAAACATGACCTGCTGCAGGAGGCCATACAGAAAG CTAAGGCCGTTGATAGCGACCCCTCCAG AATGCAGTGTGCTAGGTCAGTGCGTGTGCGGAGGTccagaccctgttccatgtaCAGCCACACTCTCTTCACCTCTGATATGCTGGGTttcatacag agttcAGGGCAGCAGATTCCTGTGGTGGTTGAAAGCTGCATTCGCTTTATAAATCTTCACGGTCTGCACCATGAGGGGATATTCCGTGTTCCAGGGTCCCAGAGAGAGGTCAACCACATCAGGGACGCTTTTGAGCGAG gagaGGACCCTCTAGCAGACAGTGACTGTGACATTGATTCGGTGGCTGGTGTGTTGAAGCTGTACTTCAGAGGACTGGACCCGCCGTTGTTCCCTGATGAATACTACACAGAACTATTGGACTGTGTCC aaaacGAGGGATTGGCAGAGAAAGCAGCTCAGATAAAGTCAGTTGTCTCCTCCTTCCCTCGACCTCTCCTTATCGTCATACGTTACCTCTTCGCTTTTCTCAACCA tgtgtcccAGTACAGCGATGAGAACATGATGCAGCCCTAtaacctggctgtgtgtttcgggccGAGCCTCCTGAGAGGGTCGGATTCTGGTGATGTTGTCGCTAGGCAACCACAGGTCAATGACCTCGTCAAGACCATGATCCTCCAGTATGATGTCATCTTCCCGTGCCAATCAGAGCTGCCCGGGCCCGTGTACGAGAAGCACATGACTCTAGAGCAGGAGTACtg TGAACCAATcacagaggagggagatggggagactgAACAATTCCACATTGAGGatg AGTGGGAGGCGGTGGCCATGTTTGATTACACCGCGCGGTCTGCTACTGAACTGTCCTTTAAGCAGGGGGATCCACTCCTTCTGCACAGCAAGGCCTCTTCTGATTGGTGGAGAGGGGAAGCGGGAGGAGTTAGGGGTCTCATACCGCATAAATACATCAGTGTGTTGGAAGG AGCGGAgcgagggaggagggatgaggtCAGTGGAGGAAGCACTGGAAACCTGGCTTCAGAAGAGCTTCAGACTGAGAACACGacccg gcTGCGGGTGAACAGTGACAGTGCTTCGTTGCCTGGACGGCAGAGGGCAGCAGAGGGCAGAGGCAGTCCCGTCCGAAAGAACCCCCTCTCCCCTGTGACACGTCAAAACACAGG gaatcAGGAGCGTAGGCACACCTTGGACAGTGTGAGGCAGAGGGCAGGagccatagagagacagacagatggaggatCTATTGAAAGACCG TAA